In Phlebotomus papatasi isolate M1 chromosome 1, Ppap_2.1, whole genome shotgun sequence, the following proteins share a genomic window:
- the LOC129799197 gene encoding small G protein signaling modulator 2-like isoform X6, translated as MEKVAGKVLNMSGQTDSNDYKERLIASVKREVKQVMEEAVTRKFIHEESGSVTSLCASVEACLSQGLRRRALGLFKTSSTTALLHKVAKHCNEAAYISKKVLEIEHADPNKRSSSSGDSTSKPPILKKNSSNSVSTTTPPATVQPTVKYLWIRLALYEKKLSRIIDHLVTNAPRYYERDSLVADPDYGSILSSLLVGPCALEYSRTKTADHFWTDPPADELVQRHRISSSHPTPPSCRRPILNFKRSLHTSSEDGSSSSFKSTASATVAKDYVESLHQNSRATLLYGKNNVLVLPYQFESLQKDVKDEPMPGYLSLHQTAYSLTIKWTPNQLMNGYTESEAVDKSSFWAYALNINVDDIVYVHCHQARGTDTGGTIILVGQDGVQRPPIHFPEGGHMASFLSCLETGLLPHGQLDPPLWSQRGIGKVFPLLSRGRRRPLPSLLEAATSGEETPIDYVFRVVNKSNHEEFLATHSILDIGRTSPRRHQLSSCSTNESSDCSSKSMSIDSTNPAPDTSPQGKSQTASIALVCSTMRRQIISRAFYGWLAYCRHLSTVRTHLSGLVNGRITPDVGTEEGLTKSVWEEMNADGVVSDDTEVYRLVYFGGVEHSIRKEVWPYLLGHYSFGSTVEERAELDQSTHNYYETTMSEWLAVEAIVRQRDKEKTAHAVAKLSSESGSGDKTKGVHLDGEMENDVFEENVYSDISDVEGFDDNDANHIKELPLDPKNPTSPSDTEPQPEDEEKKVMQLEVGGESAGGSNKSSPTASSYETVGAEFIEFSDPNLSKLQSPSTDKEEEEDTVCGETSAHVIVTNASIDVANLPEGLAEKEKTSDPMSPLPEETGQNSLDALQEPKSACVSPASSNGGIYSSELLELFGLNLHRIEKDVNRCDRNYYFFANENIGNLDKLRNVICTYVWEHLDVGYMQGMCDLLAPILVILDDESLSYGCFCRLMERMIENFPNGDAMDMHFANMRSLIQILDSEMYDLMHAHGDYTHFYFCYRWFLLDFKRELVYADVFATWEAIWAAKHVASGHFVLFLALALLETYRDIIIVNSMDFTDVIKFFNEMAERHNASEVLKLARSLVLQLQTIIEN; from the exons ATGGAGAAAGTGGCTGGAAAAGTGCTCAACATGTCTGGTCAAACAG ATTCCAATGACTACAAGGAGCGCCTCATAGCGTCCGTGAAGAGAGAAGTGAAGCAGGTGATGGAAGAAGCTGTAACCAGGAAGTTCATCCATGAAGAATCCGGATCAGTCACTTCCCTATGTGCTTCCGTTGAGGCATGCCTCAGTCAAGGACTTCGTAGACGTGCACTTGGACTCTTCAAAACATCATCAACTACGGCTTTGTTGCACAAGGTCGCAAAG CACTGCAACGAGGCAGCTTACATCAGCAAGAAAGTCCTGGAGATTGAACATGCTGATCCCAACAAGAGATCCTCCTCCAGTGGCGATAGCACTAGCAAACCGCCAATCCTGAAAAAGAACAGTAGCAATTCTGTGTCCACGACAACCCCTCCGGCCACGGTTCAGCCTACAGTGAAGTATCTGTGGATTCGTTTGGCGCTGTATGAGAAGAAACTCTCCAGGATCATTGATCACCTCGTGACAAATGCTCCACGCTACTATGAGCGCGATTCTCTAGTCGCTGATCCGGATTATGGGTCAATTCTGAGTTCACTTCTTGTGGGTCCATGTGCTCTGGAGTATTCCCGCACAAAGACTGCTGATCACTTCTGGACAGATCCACCAGCAGATGAACTAGTTCAACGTCACCGAATCAGTTCCAGTCATCCAACTCCACCATCCTGTCGACGACCAATCCTCAATTTCAAACGAAGTCTCCATACAAGCTCCGAGGATGGAAGCAGTAGCTCATTCAAGTCCACAGCATCAGCAACTGTGGCTAAGGATTACGTGGAATCACTTCACCAGAATTCTCGAGCTACTCTTCTGTATGGCAAGAACAACGTCTTGGTCCTTCCT TATCAATTTGAATCTCTCCAGAAGGACGTTAAAGATGAACCGATGCCAGGGTACTTGAGTCTCCATCAAACTGCATACTCCCTCACAATTAAATGGACACCAAATCAATTGATGAATGGATATACCGAGTCAGAAGCAGTGGACAAAAG CTCTTTCTGGGCCTACGCCCTCAATATCAACGTGGATGACATTGTTTACGTGCATTGCCATCAAGCACGTGGAACTGACACAGGTGGCACAATAATCCTCGTTGGTCAGGATGGAGTTCAGCGTCCACCGATTCACTTTCCCGAAGGTGGACACATGGCTTCATTCCTGAGTTGCCTGGAGACTGGTCTCCTACCACATGGTCAATTGGATCCACCACTGTGGTCACAGCGTGGCATCGGGAAAGTCTTCCCACTCCTCAGTCGTGGTCGACGTCGTCCCCTTCCCTCACTCCTCGAAGCTGCAACTTCGGGCGAGGAAACTCCCATTGACTACGTCTTTCGCGTGGTGAACAAAAGCAACCACGAAGAATTCC TGGCCACTCATTCTATCCTGGACATCGGACGTACCAGTCCACGTCGTCATCAGCTCAGTAGCTGCAGCACCAATGAGAGTAGTGACTGCTCTAGCAAGAGTATGTCCATTGACTCAACCAATCCCGCTCCGGACACCAGTCCTCAGGGAAAGAGTCAGACAGCCAGCATTGCCCTTGTATGCTCAACAATGAGACGCCAAATCATCTCACGCGCTTTCTACGGCTGGCTAGCTTACTGTCGTCATCTCTCAACAGTTCGCACTCACCTTTCCGGTCTGGTCAACGGAAGGATTACGCCAGACG TCGGAACTGAAGAGGGCCTGACCAAGAGCGTCTGGGAGGAGATGAATGCAGATGGAGTTGTTTCCGATGACACAGAAGTATACCGATTGGTATATTTCGGTGGAGTGGAACACAGTATCCGGAAGGAAGTGTGGCCCTATCTTCTGGGTCACTATTCCTTCGGGTCAACCGTTGAGGAACGGGCTGAGCTGGATCAGTCCACTCACAATTACTACGAGACTACCATGAGCGAATGGTTGGCTGTGGAGGCAATTGTGAGGCAGAGGGACAAGGAAAAGACTGCCCATGCTGTGGCAAAGTTGAGTTCAGAAAGTGGAAGTGGGGACAAGACAAAGGGTGTCCATCTCGATGGTGAAATGGAGAATGATGTCTTCGAGGAGAATGTCTACTCAGACATCTCCGATGTTGAGGGTTTCGATGACAATGATGCTAATCACATCAAAGAACTCCCCCTGGATCCCAAGAATCCCACATCCCCCAGTGACACTGAACCCCAGCCGGAAGATGAAGAGAAGAAGGTGATGCAGCTGGAAGTGGGAGGTGAAAGTGCTGGAGGGAGCAACAAGAGTTCCCCAACAGCCTCATCCTATGAAACTGTTGGGGCGGAATTTATCGAATTCAGCGATCCCAATTTGTCCAAATTGCAAAGTCCCAGTACGGACAAAGAAGAAGAGGAAGATACAGTTTGTGGTGAAACTTCGGCTCATGTGATAGTCACAAATGCCTCCATTGATGTGGCCAATTTGCCCGAAGGGCTGGCCGAAAAAGAGAAAACTTCTGATCCCATGTCTCCGCTCCCCgaagaaactggtcaaaattccCTAGATGCTCTTCAAGAGCCAAAATCCGCCTGTGTCTCTCCAGCCAGTTCCAATGGAGGAATCTACAGT AGTGAATTGCTGGAGCTCTTTGGACTGAATCTCCATCGGATTGAAAAGGATGTCAATAGATGTGATCGAAATTACTATTTCTTCGCCAATGAGAATATTGGGAATCTGGATAAGCTGAGGAACGTCATTTGCAC gtATGTTTGGGAGCATCTAGATGTAGGATACATGCAAGGAATGTGTGATCTATTAGCCCCAATCTTGGTCATTTTGGACGACGAATCCTTGAGCTATGGATGCTTCTGTCGTCTAATGGAGCGAATGATTGAGAATTTCCCCAATGGAGATGCTATGGACATGCATTTTGCCAACATGAG GTCACTTATTCAGATTCTTGATTCTGAAATGTACGATTTAATGCATGCTCATGGGGATTACACTCACTTCTACTTCTGCTACCGCTGGTTCCTCCTGGATTTCAAGCGAGAACTCGTTTATGCCGATGTTTTTGCCACTTGGGAGGCAATTTGGGCAGCTAAGCATGTCGCATCGGGTCACTTTGTCCTTTTCCTGGCCCTTGCTCTCCTGGAAACCTACAGAGACATCATAATCGTAAACAGTATGGATTTTACCGATGTCATTAAATTCTTTAAtg AAATGGCTGAGAGACACAATGCCAGTGAGGtgctaaaacttgcgagaagtTTGGTACTTCAACTTCAGACcattattgaaaattga
- the LOC129799197 gene encoding small G protein signaling modulator 2-like isoform X2 — protein MEKVAGKVLNMSGQTDSNDYKERLIASVKREVKQVMEEAVTRKFIHEESGSVTSLCASVEACLSQGLRRRALGLFKTSSTTALLHKVAKHCNEAAYISKKVLEIEHADPNKRSSSSGDSTSKPPILKKNSSNSVSTTTPPATVQPTVKYLWIRLALYEKKLSRIIDHLVTNAPRYYERDSLVADPDYGSILSSLLVGPCALEYSRTKTADHFWTDPPADELVQRHRISSSHPTPPSCRRPILNFKRSLHTSSEDGSSSSFKSTASATVAKDYVESLHQNSRATLLYGKNNVLVLPYQFESLQKDVKDEPMPGYLSLHQTAYSLTIKWTPNQLMNGYTESEAVDKSSFWAYALNINVDDIVYVHCHQARGTDTGGTIILVGQDGVQRPPIHFPEGGHMASFLSCLETGLLPHGQLDPPLWSQRGIGKVFPLLSRGRRRPLPSLLEAATSGEETPIDYVFRVVNKSNHEEFQLVPSLLSVATHSILDIGRTSPRRHQLSSCSTNESSDCSSKSMSIDSTNPAPDTSPQGKSQTASIALVCSTMRRQIISRAFYGWLAYCRHLSTVRTHLSGLVNGRITPDVGTEEGLTKSVWEEMNADGVVSDDTEVYRLVYFGGVEHSIRKEVWPYLLGHYSFGSTVEERAELDQSTHNYYETTMSEWLAVEAIVRQRDKEKTAHAVAKLSSESGSGDKTKGVHLDGEMENDVFEENVYSDISDVEGFDDNDANHIKELPLDPKNPTSPSDTEPQPEDEEKKVMQLEVGGESAGGSNKSSPTASSYETVGAEFIEFSDPNLSKLQSPSTDKEEEEDTVCGETSAHVIVTNASIDVANLPEGLAEKEKTSDPMSPLPEETGQNSLDALQEPKSACVSPASSNGGIYSSELLELFGLNLHRIEKDVNRCDRNYYFFANENIGNLDKLRNVICTYVWEHLDVGYMQGMCDLLAPILVILDDESLSYGCFCRLMERMIENFPNGDAMDMHFANMRSLIQILDSEMYDLMHAHGDYTHFYFCYRWFLLDFKRELVYADVFATWEAIWAAKHVASGHFVLFLALALLETYRDIIIVNSMDFTDVIKFFNEMAERHNASEVLKLARSLVLQLQTIIEN, from the exons ATGGAGAAAGTGGCTGGAAAAGTGCTCAACATGTCTGGTCAAACAG ATTCCAATGACTACAAGGAGCGCCTCATAGCGTCCGTGAAGAGAGAAGTGAAGCAGGTGATGGAAGAAGCTGTAACCAGGAAGTTCATCCATGAAGAATCCGGATCAGTCACTTCCCTATGTGCTTCCGTTGAGGCATGCCTCAGTCAAGGACTTCGTAGACGTGCACTTGGACTCTTCAAAACATCATCAACTACGGCTTTGTTGCACAAGGTCGCAAAG CACTGCAACGAGGCAGCTTACATCAGCAAGAAAGTCCTGGAGATTGAACATGCTGATCCCAACAAGAGATCCTCCTCCAGTGGCGATAGCACTAGCAAACCGCCAATCCTGAAAAAGAACAGTAGCAATTCTGTGTCCACGACAACCCCTCCGGCCACGGTTCAGCCTACAGTGAAGTATCTGTGGATTCGTTTGGCGCTGTATGAGAAGAAACTCTCCAGGATCATTGATCACCTCGTGACAAATGCTCCACGCTACTATGAGCGCGATTCTCTAGTCGCTGATCCGGATTATGGGTCAATTCTGAGTTCACTTCTTGTGGGTCCATGTGCTCTGGAGTATTCCCGCACAAAGACTGCTGATCACTTCTGGACAGATCCACCAGCAGATGAACTAGTTCAACGTCACCGAATCAGTTCCAGTCATCCAACTCCACCATCCTGTCGACGACCAATCCTCAATTTCAAACGAAGTCTCCATACAAGCTCCGAGGATGGAAGCAGTAGCTCATTCAAGTCCACAGCATCAGCAACTGTGGCTAAGGATTACGTGGAATCACTTCACCAGAATTCTCGAGCTACTCTTCTGTATGGCAAGAACAACGTCTTGGTCCTTCCT TATCAATTTGAATCTCTCCAGAAGGACGTTAAAGATGAACCGATGCCAGGGTACTTGAGTCTCCATCAAACTGCATACTCCCTCACAATTAAATGGACACCAAATCAATTGATGAATGGATATACCGAGTCAGAAGCAGTGGACAAAAG CTCTTTCTGGGCCTACGCCCTCAATATCAACGTGGATGACATTGTTTACGTGCATTGCCATCAAGCACGTGGAACTGACACAGGTGGCACAATAATCCTCGTTGGTCAGGATGGAGTTCAGCGTCCACCGATTCACTTTCCCGAAGGTGGACACATGGCTTCATTCCTGAGTTGCCTGGAGACTGGTCTCCTACCACATGGTCAATTGGATCCACCACTGTGGTCACAGCGTGGCATCGGGAAAGTCTTCCCACTCCTCAGTCGTGGTCGACGTCGTCCCCTTCCCTCACTCCTCGAAGCTGCAACTTCGGGCGAGGAAACTCCCATTGACTACGTCTTTCGCGTGGTGAACAAAAGCAACCACGAAGAATTCC AATTGGTGCCTTCGCTGCTTTCAGTGGCCACTCATTCTATCCTGGACATCGGACGTACCAGTCCACGTCGTCATCAGCTCAGTAGCTGCAGCACCAATGAGAGTAGTGACTGCTCTAGCAAGAGTATGTCCATTGACTCAACCAATCCCGCTCCGGACACCAGTCCTCAGGGAAAGAGTCAGACAGCCAGCATTGCCCTTGTATGCTCAACAATGAGACGCCAAATCATCTCACGCGCTTTCTACGGCTGGCTAGCTTACTGTCGTCATCTCTCAACAGTTCGCACTCACCTTTCCGGTCTGGTCAACGGAAGGATTACGCCAGACG TCGGAACTGAAGAGGGCCTGACCAAGAGCGTCTGGGAGGAGATGAATGCAGATGGAGTTGTTTCCGATGACACAGAAGTATACCGATTGGTATATTTCGGTGGAGTGGAACACAGTATCCGGAAGGAAGTGTGGCCCTATCTTCTGGGTCACTATTCCTTCGGGTCAACCGTTGAGGAACGGGCTGAGCTGGATCAGTCCACTCACAATTACTACGAGACTACCATGAGCGAATGGTTGGCTGTGGAGGCAATTGTGAGGCAGAGGGACAAGGAAAAGACTGCCCATGCTGTGGCAAAGTTGAGTTCAGAAAGTGGAAGTGGGGACAAGACAAAGGGTGTCCATCTCGATGGTGAAATGGAGAATGATGTCTTCGAGGAGAATGTCTACTCAGACATCTCCGATGTTGAGGGTTTCGATGACAATGATGCTAATCACATCAAAGAACTCCCCCTGGATCCCAAGAATCCCACATCCCCCAGTGACACTGAACCCCAGCCGGAAGATGAAGAGAAGAAGGTGATGCAGCTGGAAGTGGGAGGTGAAAGTGCTGGAGGGAGCAACAAGAGTTCCCCAACAGCCTCATCCTATGAAACTGTTGGGGCGGAATTTATCGAATTCAGCGATCCCAATTTGTCCAAATTGCAAAGTCCCAGTACGGACAAAGAAGAAGAGGAAGATACAGTTTGTGGTGAAACTTCGGCTCATGTGATAGTCACAAATGCCTCCATTGATGTGGCCAATTTGCCCGAAGGGCTGGCCGAAAAAGAGAAAACTTCTGATCCCATGTCTCCGCTCCCCgaagaaactggtcaaaattccCTAGATGCTCTTCAAGAGCCAAAATCCGCCTGTGTCTCTCCAGCCAGTTCCAATGGAGGAATCTACAGT AGTGAATTGCTGGAGCTCTTTGGACTGAATCTCCATCGGATTGAAAAGGATGTCAATAGATGTGATCGAAATTACTATTTCTTCGCCAATGAGAATATTGGGAATCTGGATAAGCTGAGGAACGTCATTTGCAC gtATGTTTGGGAGCATCTAGATGTAGGATACATGCAAGGAATGTGTGATCTATTAGCCCCAATCTTGGTCATTTTGGACGACGAATCCTTGAGCTATGGATGCTTCTGTCGTCTAATGGAGCGAATGATTGAGAATTTCCCCAATGGAGATGCTATGGACATGCATTTTGCCAACATGAG GTCACTTATTCAGATTCTTGATTCTGAAATGTACGATTTAATGCATGCTCATGGGGATTACACTCACTTCTACTTCTGCTACCGCTGGTTCCTCCTGGATTTCAAGCGAGAACTCGTTTATGCCGATGTTTTTGCCACTTGGGAGGCAATTTGGGCAGCTAAGCATGTCGCATCGGGTCACTTTGTCCTTTTCCTGGCCCTTGCTCTCCTGGAAACCTACAGAGACATCATAATCGTAAACAGTATGGATTTTACCGATGTCATTAAATTCTTTAAtg AAATGGCTGAGAGACACAATGCCAGTGAGGtgctaaaacttgcgagaagtTTGGTACTTCAACTTCAGACcattattgaaaattga